Below is a genomic region from Pseudomonas frederiksbergensis.
CACGCGGGTCTTCTACTTCCTCAACGGCGGTGAAGAGCAGATGTTCCTGTCGAGTGCCGACTGGATGGAGCGCAACCTCGATAAACGCGTCGAGACCTGCTTCCCGGTCGAGGGCAAGAAGCTGATTTTGCGGGTCAAGAAAGAGCTGGAAAGTTATCTCACCGATAACACCCACAGCTGGGTCCTGCAGTCGGACGGTCGTTACATCCGCAACTCGCCGACCGGCAACCAGAACCCGCGCAGTGCCCAGGCCACCTTGCTGGAGCGTTTGGGCAGCCCGATTCTGAGTGTCAATTAACGCGAACCTCCCTGTGTAGGAGCTGCCGCAGGCTGCGATCTTTTGATCTTTCCAACAGACGATTCGTTGTCTGGACGGACGCCAGGATCAAAAGATCGCAGCCTGCGGCAGCTCCTACGGGATTGTCGGCAAGCGTTAGTGAACGTTAAGCACGAAGTTGACGCGGGTCAGCCATTCCGCTTCCAGCGCGAAGTCGGCCTGGGTCAGCTGGTTTTCGTCCAGCCAGTTCTTCGGGAACGACACATCCAGGCTGTCGCCGTTGGCCTGCAACGTGACCTGCGGCATCTTTTGGGTCCCGCGGATGTGATGGAACAGAATCGCGAAGCGCAGCAACACGCAGAGGCGGATCAGCTTGATGCCGTCATCGCCGAACTCGGCAAACCTGTCCTTGGGAATGTTGCGGCGGTGGCCGCGTACCAGTAGCGCCAGCATCAGCTGGTCTTCACGGGAAAAGCCGGCCAGATCGGAGTGTTCGATCAGGTAGGCACCGTGCTTGTGGAATTGATAGTGGGCGATATCCAGCCCGACTTCGTGGACCTTGGCCGCCCAGCCCAGCAATTCGCGCCAGACGCCGTCATTCAGATCCCAGTCCTCGGCCACCTGGTCGAACGCGTGAAGTGCCTTGCGTTCAACTCGGTCGGCCTGTCCCACGTCGACGTGGTAACGCTCCATGAGCGAGCTGAGGGTGCGTTCGCGGACGTCTTCGTGGTGATGACGGCCCAGCAGGTCATAGAGCACGCCTTCGCGCAGAGCGCCTTCACAGTGATCCATGCGTTGCAGTTCGAGCGCGTCGAAGATGGCTTCGAGAATCGCCAGGCCGGCCGGGAAAATCGCCCGGCGATCCGGTTTTATACCTTCGAAATCGATTTTTTCGACGTCGCCAAGTTTGATCAGCTTGCGCTTGAGCCAGGACAGGCCTTCGGCGTTGACCTCGCCAGCCCCGTGGCCGCCAGCCTTCAGCGCCAGGCCGATGGCACGGATGGTGCCCGAGGAGCCAATCGCTTCATCCCAGGTCAGGCGGTGCAGGGCGTGTTCAATGCTCATGATCTCCAGCCGCGCCGCAGTGTAGGCCTGGGCGTAACGGGCCGGGGTGATCTTGCCGTCGCGGAAATAGCGCTGGGTGTAGCTCACGCAGCCCATTTGCAGGCTTTCGCGCAGCAGCGGCTCGAAGCGCTGGCCGATGATGAATTCGGTACTGCCACCGCCGATGTCGGCCACCAGCCGCTTGCCCGGTGTGTCGGCGAGGGTGTGGGAGACGCCAAGGTAGATCAAACGGGCTTCTTCACGACCGGAGATGACTTCTACCGGGTGCCCGAGGATTTCTTCGGCGCGGCGGATAAATTCGCCACGGTTACGGGCCTCGCGCAGGGCGTTGGTGCCAACGATCCGCACGGCGCCCAGTGGCATGCCGTTGATCAGTTGGGCAAAGCGCTTCAGGCAATCGAGCCCGCGCTGCATGGATTCTTCGGTGAGTTGGCGCTCTTCGTCGATCCCCGCGGCCAACTGAACCTTCTCGCCGAGCCGCTCGAGAATACGGATTTCATTGTGGAGGGCCTTGGCCACGACCATATGAAAGCTGTTCGAGCCCAGGTCGATAGCGGCGATCAGGGACAGATTCTTGGCTTGGGATTGGGGCATGGTCAGGGGGTCTCGGTCGATAACCTCGACATCCTGCCACGATCAACCGCTGCCGCCAACGGACACGAACCAAAGCATTGATATGACTCAGTGCGTAGGAGCTGGCGCAGCCTGCGATCTTCGTGGCTGTGTGCACAATGTGTCGGATGCCGAAAAGATCGCAGCCTTCGGCAGCTCCTACATAAGCGGCAGCTGGCCTTCGGTGGTGCCAATGAAATTCGCCAGCTCCGCCGTCTGCGGATTGGCAAACAACACTTTCGGATCGCCCACTTCATGCACCTTGCCCTGATGCATGAACACCAGTTTGTCGCCGACTTCGCGGGCGAAACGCATTTCATGGGTGACCATGATCAGCGTCATCCCGTCCCTGGCCAGTTGCCGGACCACGCTCAGCACCTCGTTGACCAGTTCCGGGTCGAGCGCCGAGGTGATTTCGTCGCACAGCAGCACTTTCGGTGACATCGCCAAGGCTCGGGCGATCGCGACACGCTGTTGCTGGCCGCCGGACAGTCGATCCGGGAACGCCTCGAACTTCTCGGCGAGCCCGACTCGCTCCAGCATCTGCCGCGCCAGCTCGGCGGCCTTGGCCTTGGGCACTTTCTGCACCACCTGCGGCGCGAGCATGACGTTCTCACCCACAGTCAGGTGTGGGAACAGGTTGAACTGCTGAAACACCATGCCGACCTTTTGTCGCAGGCTGCGCAGGTCGGCGCGGGCGGCGTCGAGGTATTCGCCGTCGACTTCGATCACCCCGTCGTTGATCGACTCCAGGCCGTTCAAGGTGCGCAACAGGGTCGATTTTCCCGAGCCACTGCGACCGATGATCGCCACCACCTGGCCTTCGTCGATGCTCAGGTCGATGCCTTTGAGCACATGGTGATCGCCGTAATATTTATGCAAGGCGGAAATTCTAAGCAGAGGCATGCAGTCTCCTTTCCAGGTAGCGAGCACTGAGGGACAAGGGGTAGCAGAGCAGAAAGTAACCGAGCGCCACCAGGCCATAGACCGTGAAGGGTTCGAAGGTTGCGTTGGCGAGCATGCCGCCGGTTTTGGTGAGTTCGGTAAAGCCGATGATCGAGGTCACCGCCGTGCCTTTGACCACCTGCACCGAGAAGCCCACGGTCGGTGCCACGGCAATACGCAGGGCTTGCGGCAGGATCACGTAACGCAGCTGTTCAAAGGGATTGAGCGCCAGGCTCGCCGACGCTTCCCACTGACCATTGGCAATCGAGTCGACGCAACCGCGCCAGATCTCCGCCAGGTAAGCGCTGGTAAACAGCGTCAGGGCAATCGCCGCTGCCAGCCACGGCGAAATCTCGATCCCCAGCAGCGCCACGCCGAAGAACACCAGAAACAGCTGCATCAACAGCGGCGTGCCTTGGAACAGCTCGATCCAGGTGCGGGCGAAACCCTGGGGCAGAGCGTTTTTCGAGAGGCGCAGGGTCATGATCAGCAAGCCGATCAGCCCGCCACCGATAAACGCCACCAGCGACAGCGCCAGGGTCCATTGCAGGCCGGTGAGCAGGTTGCGCACGATGTCCCAGAACGTGAAGTCGCTCATTGGCCATTCCTCGCGCTGCTTCTTGCTAGATACCGCCGCCCCATCCAGTTCAGCAGTTGGCGGATCAACAAGGCCATGCACAGGTAGACCAGTGTGGTCAGGGCGTAGGTTTCGAAGGCGCGAAAGTTGCGCGACTGAATGAAATTGGCGGCAAAACTCAGTTCTTCCGTGGCGATCTGCGAGCACACCGCCGAACCGAGCATGACAATGATGATCTGGCTGCTCAGGGCCGGCCAGACCTTGCCCAGCGCCGGCAGCAGTACCACATGGCGGAACGCTTCGAAGCGGCTCATCGCCAACGCCGCCGCGGCTTCCAGCTGGCCGCGCGGGATCGCTTGAATGCCCGCGCGAATGATTTCCGTCGAATAGGCACCGAGGTTGATCACCATCGCCAGCACGGCGGCCTGCCATTCGGTAATTTGCAGGCCCAGCGACGGCATGCCGAAGAAGATGAAAAACAGTTGCACCAGAAACGGTGTGTTGCGGATTAACTCGACGTAAACCCCGAAAATCCCGGCAAACGGACGGATGTTCCACGCCCGCACCACCGCGCCCACAATCCCCAGACTAACCCCGAGCAGCGCGCCGATGGCTGTCAGTTCAAGGGTGAACAGCGCACCGCGCAGTAACAGGTCGGTGTTGTGCACCACCGGTAAAAAGTCGAACTGATAAGCCATGATCAGGCTCCTTGTCTAAACGGCGTCCAGCGGCAATCAGAGATCGGCCGGTAGCGGCTGCTTGAGCCAGGTCCGGGAGTTTTTCTCGAGGCTGCCATCGGTCCTGGCGGCGGCGAGGATCTGGTTGACCTTGTCCAGCAGCGCCGGCTCGTTCTTGTTCACGCCGACGTAGACTGGCGAGTCCTTGAGCTTCACTTTCAGCGCTGGAATGCGTTTCGGGTTGCGCTCACTGATGGTCGCCATCACCACGTTGCCGCTGGCGATCAGGTCGACCTGGCCTGTGAGGTAAGCGGCGACGGTCGAGTTGTTGTCTTCGAAGCGCTTGATGGTCACGCCTTGCGGAGCCACGGCAGTCAACTCGATGTCTTCGATGGCGCCACGGGTAACGCTGATGGTTTTGCCCTTGAGGTCATCCAGGCCGTTGATGGCGACGTCTGGCGGGCCGAACACCGCGAGATAGAAAGGCGCATAGGCGCGGGAGAAGTCGATGACCTTCTCGCGTTCAGGGTTTTTGCCGAGGCTGGAGATCACCAGGTCGACCTTGCCGGTGGTCAGGAACGGAATGCGGTTGGTGCTGTTGACCGGCGTCAGTTCGAGTTTGACCTTGAGCTGGTCGGCCAGAAGTGCAGCGGTGTCGATGTCCAGGCCACGAGGTTTCATGTCCGGACCCACCGAGCCAAACGGCGGGAAGTCTTGAGGTACGGCGACCTTGAGCGTGCCGCGCTTGACCACATCTTCCAGGCCGTCGGCGTGGGCGGGGAGCTGACTGAACATCAGGCTGGCAAACAGGGCAGTGAGCAGGGCGCTACAACGCGGGGTCATGGCAAATCTCCGGATTCGACAAGTGATGTCTGCGAATCGACAGAGCACAGCCCATGCCAACCCCCGGCGAAATGGCCGTCAGGCCGCGGATTTACTGGCGTGAGTCTATTTTGCTGGTCCGAACAGTCAGTGGTTTGTCGCACCTCGATCGGGCATCTGCGGCGCAGGCCGACCCCCTGCGGCGCAAGCGCCTACTGGAGAGCCAGAAACTACCGTTCATCCGGGCCGAACGGGCCATGGAAACCTGGCAAGAACACCGCAAGATCCTTCGAGCGCTAGCCCGCCGGGCTTCGGGGGCCGCGCAGAAGGCCATGCAGGAGCACGTGCGCAACGCGGCCCTGCGTACTGGCGTGTCCTTCGTGACCCCCGCCGCGGCGTGACTTGAGCTATACCCAAAGTCATGCACCACCATAGCGAGACTCAATCATCTGCGGCTTCCTGAACGAGGGAAGGGCGGCTATGATGGGCCACGTTTTTTTGCTTACAACCTGGAGACTTCCATGAGCAGCGATCTTATCAAACACGTTAGCGACGCTAGCTTCGAAGCTGACGTACTCAAGGCCGAAGGTGCTGTACTGGTCGACTACTGGGCTGAGTGGTGTGGTCCATGCAAGATGATCGCTCCGGTTCTGGACGAAATCGCTGAAACCTACAAAGGCAAACTGACCGTTGCCAAGCTGAACATCGACGAAAACCAGGAAACCCCGGCCAAGCACGGTGTGCGTGGTATCCCGACCCTGATGCTGTTCAAGAACGGCAACGTCGAAGCGACCAAGGTCGGCGCGCTGTCGAAGTCGCAACTGGCGGCTTTCCTCGACGCCAACATCTAAGCGTCGTTGCAAGAGTCCTCCAAAAGGCCCCGTAAATAGCGGGGCTTTTTCGTTATTCAGGGCTAGACGCTCCGAAACTCAGGTGTTACATTCGGCCCCGCACTGGTTTCTCCAGCGCCCCCTGCAAGCCGTCGCCGACGCTCTCCTTTTCGAATAAGTACGCGATCCTGTCGCCTTCTCTGCGGCGCGGCCTCATTAAGCCAAAAGCTTAATTTCCCCCCTCCATAAATGATTACGTCATTCCTATATGAATCTGACTGAACTCAAGCAAAAGCCGATTACCGAACTGCTCGAATTGGCCGAACAGATGGGCATAGAAAATATGGCCCGTTCGCGCAAGCAGGACGTGATTTTCTCCTTGCTGAAAAAGCACGCGAAAAGCGGCGAGGAAATCTCCGGTGATGGCGTGCTGGAGATTCTCCAGGACGGCTTCGGCTTTCTCCGCTCTGCAGACGCCTCCTATCTCGCCGGCCCAGACGATATCTACGTCTCGCCGAGCCAGATCCGTCGCTTCAACTTGCGCACCGGTGACACCATCGTTGGCAAGATCCGCCCTCCAAAGGAAGGCGAGCGTTATTTCGCACTGCTCAAGGTCGACACGATCAACTACGATCGTCCCGAGAACGCGAAAAACAAGATTCTCTTCGAGAACCTGACCCCGCTGTTCCCGACCGTGCGCATGAAGATGGAAGCCGGTAACGGTTCCACCGAAGACCTGACCGGTCGTGTCATCGACCTGTGCGCCCCGATCGGTAAAGGCCAGCGCGGTCTGATCGTTGCCCCGCCAAAAGCGGGCAAGACGATCATGCTGCAGAACATTGCTGCCAACATCGCTCGTAACAACCCTGAAGTTCATCTGATCGTGCTGCTGATCGACGAGCGTCCGGAAGAAGTCACCGAAATGCAGCGCACCGTGCGCGGCGAAGTGGTTGCCTCGACGTTCGACGAGCCGCCAACCCGCCACGTGCAGGTTGCCGAAATGGTGATCGAAAAGGCCAAGCGCCTGGTTGAGCACAAGAAAGACGTGGTCATCCTGCTCGACTCCATCACCCGTCTGGCACGTGCCTACAACACCGTGATCCCAAGCTCCGGCAAGGTTCTCACCGGTGGTGTCGATGCCCACGCCCTGGAGAAACCAAAGCGTTTCTTCGGTGCTGCACGGAACATCGAAGAAGGCGGCTCGCTGACCATCATCGCTACCGCGCTGGTTGAAACCGGCTCGAAGATGGACGAAGTGATCTACGAAGAGTTCAAAGGCACCGGCAACATGGAACTGCCTCTGGATCGCAAGATCGCTGAAAAGCGCGTCTTCCCGGCGATCAACATCAACCGCTCCGGCACCCGCCGCGAAGAGTTGCTGACCGCCGACGACGAGTTGCAGCGCATGTGGATCCTGCGCAAGTTGCTGCATCCTATGGATGAAGTCGCTGCCATCGAGTTCCTGGTCGACAAGCTGAAACAGACCAAGACCAACGATGAGTTCTTCCTGTCGATGAAACGCAAGTAAATCGATCAGGCTCAACAAAAAGCCGGGGAAACCCGGCTTTTTGCTATCTGACCTTTGATGATTTGCCAGGTCACTCTTCTGAACGGGTGGGTTCGA
It encodes:
- the ppx gene encoding exopolyphosphatase, coding for MPQSQAKNLSLIAAIDLGSNSFHMVVAKALHNEIRILERLGEKVQLAAGIDEERQLTEESMQRGLDCLKRFAQLINGMPLGAVRIVGTNALREARNRGEFIRRAEEILGHPVEVISGREEARLIYLGVSHTLADTPGKRLVADIGGGSTEFIIGQRFEPLLRESLQMGCVSYTQRYFRDGKITPARYAQAYTAARLEIMSIEHALHRLTWDEAIGSSGTIRAIGLALKAGGHGAGEVNAEGLSWLKRKLIKLGDVEKIDFEGIKPDRRAIFPAGLAILEAIFDALELQRMDHCEGALREGVLYDLLGRHHHEDVRERTLSSLMERYHVDVGQADRVERKALHAFDQVAEDWDLNDGVWRELLGWAAKVHEVGLDIAHYQFHKHGAYLIEHSDLAGFSREDQLMLALLVRGHRRNIPKDRFAEFGDDGIKLIRLCVLLRFAILFHHIRGTQKMPQVTLQANGDSLDVSFPKNWLDENQLTQADFALEAEWLTRVNFVLNVH
- a CDS encoding amino acid ABC transporter ATP-binding protein — its product is MPLLRISALHKYYGDHHVLKGIDLSIDEGQVVAIIGRSGSGKSTLLRTLNGLESINDGVIEVDGEYLDAARADLRSLRQKVGMVFQQFNLFPHLTVGENVMLAPQVVQKVPKAKAAELARQMLERVGLAEKFEAFPDRLSGGQQQRVAIARALAMSPKVLLCDEITSALDPELVNEVLSVVRQLARDGMTLIMVTHEMRFAREVGDKLVFMHQGKVHEVGDPKVLFANPQTAELANFIGTTEGQLPLM
- a CDS encoding amino acid ABC transporter permease; translation: MSDFTFWDIVRNLLTGLQWTLALSLVAFIGGGLIGLLIMTLRLSKNALPQGFARTWIELFQGTPLLMQLFLVFFGVALLGIEISPWLAAAIALTLFTSAYLAEIWRGCVDSIANGQWEASASLALNPFEQLRYVILPQALRIAVAPTVGFSVQVVKGTAVTSIIGFTELTKTGGMLANATFEPFTVYGLVALGYFLLCYPLSLSARYLERRLHASA
- a CDS encoding amino acid ABC transporter permease, with protein sequence MAYQFDFLPVVHNTDLLLRGALFTLELTAIGALLGVSLGIVGAVVRAWNIRPFAGIFGVYVELIRNTPFLVQLFFIFFGMPSLGLQITEWQAAVLAMVINLGAYSTEIIRAGIQAIPRGQLEAAAALAMSRFEAFRHVVLLPALGKVWPALSSQIIIVMLGSAVCSQIATEELSFAANFIQSRNFRAFETYALTTLVYLCMALLIRQLLNWMGRRYLARSSARNGQ
- a CDS encoding transporter substrate-binding domain-containing protein, with product MTPRCSALLTALFASLMFSQLPAHADGLEDVVKRGTLKVAVPQDFPPFGSVGPDMKPRGLDIDTAALLADQLKVKLELTPVNSTNRIPFLTTGKVDLVISSLGKNPEREKVIDFSRAYAPFYLAVFGPPDVAINGLDDLKGKTISVTRGAIEDIELTAVAPQGVTIKRFEDNNSTVAAYLTGQVDLIASGNVVMATISERNPKRIPALKVKLKDSPVYVGVNKNEPALLDKVNQILAAARTDGSLEKNSRTWLKQPLPADL
- the trxA gene encoding thioredoxin TrxA, translating into MSSDLIKHVSDASFEADVLKAEGAVLVDYWAEWCGPCKMIAPVLDEIAETYKGKLTVAKLNIDENQETPAKHGVRGIPTLMLFKNGNVEATKVGALSKSQLAAFLDANI
- the rho gene encoding transcription termination factor Rho; the encoded protein is MNLTELKQKPITELLELAEQMGIENMARSRKQDVIFSLLKKHAKSGEEISGDGVLEILQDGFGFLRSADASYLAGPDDIYVSPSQIRRFNLRTGDTIVGKIRPPKEGERYFALLKVDTINYDRPENAKNKILFENLTPLFPTVRMKMEAGNGSTEDLTGRVIDLCAPIGKGQRGLIVAPPKAGKTIMLQNIAANIARNNPEVHLIVLLIDERPEEVTEMQRTVRGEVVASTFDEPPTRHVQVAEMVIEKAKRLVEHKKDVVILLDSITRLARAYNTVIPSSGKVLTGGVDAHALEKPKRFFGAARNIEEGGSLTIIATALVETGSKMDEVIYEEFKGTGNMELPLDRKIAEKRVFPAININRSGTRREELLTADDELQRMWILRKLLHPMDEVAAIEFLVDKLKQTKTNDEFFLSMKRK